The window GCCTATAGACTAATATCGTGCAGACTCGATTCGTTGCCTGCCCTGATGGCGAGCTCCAAACGCGCAAGGAGGTCGTCCATACAGTTTCTCTCCACGAGATCGACGTCATCAATTCTCGAACGCAAggcttccttgccctctttgCCGGTGACACTGGCGAGATTAAGCCCGAGCTTCGAGCTCAAATTAACGGCAAGGTCGCCGagtggagggaggaagggaaggcCGAGATTGTGCCCGGCGTTTTATTCATTGATGAGGTGCATATGCTCGATATCGAGTGCTTCTCGTTCCTTAACCGGGCTATGGAGAACGAGTTGGCGCCGTTGGTAGTGATGGCTTCCAACAGAGGTATCACGAGGATAAGAGGAACTAAGTATAAGAGCCCACACGGTATTCCGGCAGATCTGTTAGACAGGATGTTGATCATCTCCACAAATAaatatgaagaagatgagatgcgTGAAATTGTCAAGATCAGGTCAGTTATGCGCTCTTGTTTGGACCAATATCTGACGATGAACagagctgaagaagaggacgttCGACTTTCACCCGCTGCTCTTGACCTTCTCGCGACCATGGGCATCCAAACTTCCCTGCGTTATGCACTTAACCTTATtgcgccttcttctcttcttgcccaaagaagaaagtcaCCGCAAGCAGACGTGGAAGATGTGAGAATGGCTTATAAATATTTCTGCGATGTCGAGAGGAGTGCGCAGTATGCGAAGGAAACGAGCGGTATGATGTTTGGCGAGACTGAGGAGATCAATGGAGGGATGGAAATTGATACTTGATCATGTTACAAGAAGCCTATGTATAGATATACATTATTATTTACATAGCTCGTCAACCCCGTGGCTTGACATTTACACAGAAGGGGGGACGTTGTCATAACTAAAAATAATATAaattataataataataattaagCAAGTACtcataataataatcaaGATCG of the Cryptococcus tetragattii IND107 chromosome 2, whole genome shotgun sequence genome contains:
- a CDS encoding RuvB-like helicase 2, producing MAANISLQPTSMRDVTKMERIGVHSHIHGLGLDSNLEPRASSQGMIGQGKARKAAGVILKMVQEGRIAGRAILMAGPPSTGKTALAMAMTQTLGSDVPFVMLTASEVFSLEISKTESLTQAFRRAIGVRIKEETELIEGEVVEIQVDRSVTGATKTGRLTLKTTDMETVYDLGSKMIDQLQKEKVLAGDVVSIDKASGRISKLGRSFGRAKDYDAMGADTRFVACPDGELQTRKEVVHTVSLHEIDVINSRTQGFLALFAGDTGEIKPELRAQINGKVAEWREEGKAEIVPGVLFIDEVHMLDIECFSFLNRAMENELAPLVVMASNRGITRIRGTKYKSPHGIPADLLDRMLIISTNKYEEDEMREIVKIRAEEEDVRLSPAALDLLATMGIQTSLRYALNLIAPSSLLAQRRKSPQADVEDVRMAYKYFCDVERSAQYAKETSGMMFGETEEINGGMEIDT